In the genome of Malania oleifera isolate guangnan ecotype guangnan chromosome 5, ASM2987363v1, whole genome shotgun sequence, the window atgtatagagatctacgagaatcgttctggtggagtaatatgaagagggaAGTGGCTAGGTTTTTTGGGCATtgcctgacatgtcagtaggtgaagtCTAAGCATCAGAGACTAGCAAAACCACTATAACcgcttgacattcccaagtggaagtgagAACACATCTCAATGGATTTTGTTTTGGGGTTGCCTTCAGCAgtgcatggacagaatgctatctgggtggtggtggatcggttgacgaagacgacacacttcattccaatcagagtcagctattctatgaataggctggcagagttgTACGTACAGGAGGTAGTACGGCTCCATGGCATCTTGGTGTCTAtcatttcagatcgagacccacgtttcatgttTCACGTTTCGGTTCTGGAAGGGGTTGCAGGATGCCTTAGGGTCACAGCTCATGTTCAGCACTACGTTTCACCCGCAAACGAATGGGTAGTCTGAAAGGACGattcagattttggaggatatgctgcaagcatGCATGTTGGATTTTAGTAATAGTTGGATCCGGTATCTACCACTCGTAGAATTTGCTTAAAACAACAGCCACTAAACTAGtattgagatgacaccatatgaggccttGTATGGTCATCGGTGTTGAACTCTATTATACTGAGATGGGGTAGGTGAGCGGTAGATTTTGGGATAGGAGTTGGTTTAACAGACCTCTGGGAAGGTCGAGCTTATCAGAGAAAGGATTAGATTAGCTCAGAGTCgtcagaagagttatgccgatacttGCCGATGAGAATTgaaatttgatattggagatatggTATTTCTGAGGGTTGCTCCTATGAAAGGAGTGATAAGGTTCAGGAGGAAGAGCAAGTTGAGTCCTTGGTACATTGGGTCATTCGAGATCTTGGAAAGGACAGATCTAGTTACTTATCGGGTAGCCTTACCCCAGACCTTATCTAGGgtgcatgatgtgtttcacgtgtcggtgctgaggaagtacgttcCAGATCCgttgcatgtgattagttatgagtccTTAGAGATCAGTGAAGCACTAGCTTATGGTGAGATATcaattcagattttggatcaaaaGGTACGAAAGTTGCGTACCAGGGAGATACCACTGGTAAAGGTGTTATGGTGTAACCACgtggttgaggaggcttcttgggaagtAGAGGTc includes:
- the LOC131155864 gene encoding uncharacterized protein LOC131155864, which gives rise to MVFLRVAPMKGVIRFRRKSKLSPWYIGSFEILERTDLVTYRVALPQTLSRVHDVFHVSVLRKYVPDPLHVISYESLEISEALAYGEISIQILDQKVRKLRTREIPLVKVLWCNHVVEEASWEVEVKIRQKYPQLFRDVQS